One stretch of Alcaligenes faecalis DNA includes these proteins:
- a CDS encoding aromatic ring-hydroxylating oxygenase subunit alpha produces the protein MELENSLKKVFLDINEAQRPPAFVYQSKSWAQRERNFLFQNSWHFACLSNDIKEPGSYILKTYLDTNIITIRGSDLKIRSFINSCRHHGAPVIEKDSGKIKQITCPYHKWTYSTEGKIKKTTGYEINNKCKNEKNLDLVEIPCETRENMVFICLEKSPTLGIDQFLGNYLEKIARPHSTKDMRCVQRRKYQIKANWKLYTEVDMETLHTPFIHTESIGKQAVEGIDSEGQWMGVFHLSKETAALKPKDKHLQLPPNKDSYGEGLKGTHFCIIFPGFFVINSIDCMWWIQKIPINETETSIEVGYAFDESIIETKEFKENCEKYFERLDQVIREDDMIVQYQQKGLHNEVTGNYTDAEKNVHKFDKKIIKIILSSEFSDEKS, from the coding sequence ATGGAACTAGAAAATTCCCTCAAGAAAGTTTTTCTTGATATTAACGAAGCTCAACGACCACCTGCATTTGTATATCAATCAAAAAGCTGGGCCCAGAGAGAGAGAAATTTCCTATTTCAAAACTCCTGGCACTTCGCATGCCTAAGCAATGACATAAAAGAACCGGGAAGCTACATATTAAAAACCTATTTAGATACCAACATAATAACAATAAGGGGGTCAGACTTAAAAATAAGATCGTTCATAAACTCCTGCAGACATCACGGAGCACCTGTAATTGAAAAAGACAGTGGAAAAATAAAACAAATAACATGCCCATACCACAAATGGACATATAGCACCGAAGGAAAAATAAAAAAAACAACCGGATACGAAATTAACAATAAATGCAAAAACGAAAAAAATTTAGACCTAGTTGAAATACCATGTGAAACCAGAGAAAACATGGTTTTTATATGCTTAGAAAAATCCCCAACATTAGGAATAGATCAATTTCTAGGAAACTATCTAGAAAAAATAGCCAGGCCCCACTCCACCAAGGATATGAGGTGCGTGCAGCGGCGAAAATATCAAATCAAAGCCAACTGGAAACTCTATACTGAAGTAGATATGGAAACCCTACACACTCCTTTCATACATACAGAATCCATTGGTAAACAGGCAGTTGAGGGGATAGATTCAGAAGGACAATGGATGGGGGTTTTCCATTTATCAAAAGAAACAGCAGCACTTAAACCAAAAGATAAACATTTACAGCTTCCCCCAAACAAAGATTCCTATGGAGAGGGGTTGAAAGGAACTCACTTCTGCATAATATTTCCAGGATTTTTTGTAATAAATAGCATTGATTGCATGTGGTGGATACAGAAAATACCGATAAACGAAACAGAAACAAGCATAGAAGTTGGTTATGCGTTCGATGAATCAATAATAGAAACAAAAGAATTTAAAGAAAACTGTGAAAAATACTTTGAACGACTAGACCAAGTAATACGTGAGGATGACATGATCGTTCAATACCAACAAAAAGGACTACACAATGAAGTCACAGGAAATTACACTGATGCAGAAAAAAATGTTCATAAATTCGATAAAAAAATAATTAAAATTATTCTTTCGAGTGAATTCAGCGACGAGAAAAGCTAA
- a CDS encoding TonB-dependent siderophore receptor, translated as MLLAAAGGPVWAQGTAADAPAELSAITVKGNRDPGVTETDPSYTTKAMSTATGLSLSIKETPQSVSVVTRKMMDDRGMQTTADALQSAPGMSVTRSDTNRYSFSARGFDVDNYQFDGWTQPILSPWAFGESNLDLVVFDRVEVVRGATGLMTGAGNPSAAVNYVRKRPLRDFAASAGASVGSWNFARGYADISTPITKDGRIRARLVGAYGKADSYTDLQDTKTRTLYGVITADLMPGMELTGGVAYQSSANNGFGSGFPLFYSDGTRTDFDRSVSNNAKWARIENDTTTGFIDLSHQFTNDLKLRVTYNQSVTDASMKQIFRGGYPDRETGLGTANSFSYYKGDVRRKAFNASLSGPFELFGREHEFSLGWMSSEDRVDFPQYRALAPVPNAGSFYEPGRVPEPNWSSEPSQADDLVSKQSGAYAVGRFALMDNLRLMVGGRISNWETDQTYFGTKRQYRHKDQFVPYAGLIYDFNDTYTAYASYTEIFKPQNARNEQGQILDPITGKSYELGIKAAWLDGRVNGALSLFQTRQDNLAEATGNNVIGAPPNTPAYRPVSGAKVEGVELEIGGELLPGWNLASSLTTFTAKDAQGKPINTSKPRTLFKLYTTYRLQGDWQGLTVGGGIDWQNRMYQNATGPDRQAVKVEQGSYAIVNLMASYDFNKRVSATLNVNNLFDKKYYSQIGFYNQGWYGAPQNVMLSLRAQY; from the coding sequence ATGTTGCTGGCTGCTGCTGGCGGTCCGGTCTGGGCGCAGGGCACAGCCGCTGATGCGCCAGCGGAATTGTCTGCCATTACCGTCAAGGGCAATCGAGACCCTGGAGTGACGGAAACCGATCCCTCCTACACTACCAAGGCCATGAGCACGGCCACGGGCCTGTCTCTTTCTATCAAGGAGACGCCGCAATCGGTCAGCGTGGTCACCCGGAAAATGATGGATGATCGCGGCATGCAGACAACGGCGGACGCCCTGCAAAGTGCGCCCGGCATGTCGGTCACGCGTAGCGATACCAACCGTTATTCCTTTTCGGCTCGCGGCTTTGATGTCGATAACTATCAGTTTGATGGGTGGACGCAGCCTATTTTGTCACCTTGGGCTTTTGGTGAAAGCAATCTGGATCTGGTGGTTTTTGATCGGGTCGAAGTGGTGCGAGGCGCAACCGGCTTGATGACCGGGGCAGGGAACCCGTCGGCGGCAGTGAATTATGTGCGTAAACGTCCCTTGCGTGACTTTGCGGCCTCTGCCGGTGCCAGCGTAGGCAGCTGGAATTTTGCTCGTGGCTATGCCGATATTTCTACCCCCATCACCAAAGACGGCCGCATTCGTGCACGTTTGGTCGGGGCGTATGGCAAGGCTGACAGCTATACCGATCTGCAAGATACCAAGACGCGTACCTTGTATGGTGTCATCACCGCGGACCTTATGCCCGGCATGGAACTGACAGGCGGCGTGGCTTACCAATCCAGTGCCAATAACGGCTTTGGCAGCGGCTTTCCCTTGTTCTATAGCGATGGCACCCGTACGGATTTTGATCGCTCGGTTTCCAATAATGCCAAATGGGCGCGTATTGAAAATGACACCACTACGGGCTTTATTGACCTAAGCCATCAGTTCACCAACGATTTGAAGCTGCGCGTTACCTATAACCAGTCGGTGACGGATGCGTCCATGAAACAAATCTTCAGGGGCGGCTATCCCGACCGTGAAACCGGTCTGGGAACAGCGAACTCCTTTTCGTATTACAAGGGCGATGTACGTCGCAAAGCTTTCAATGCGTCCTTGTCCGGTCCGTTTGAGTTGTTTGGCAGAGAGCATGAGTTTTCTCTGGGCTGGATGAGCTCCGAGGACCGCGTGGACTTTCCGCAATATCGCGCACTGGCGCCAGTGCCGAATGCAGGGAGTTTCTACGAGCCGGGCCGTGTACCCGAGCCGAATTGGTCTAGCGAACCTAGTCAGGCAGATGACCTGGTCAGTAAGCAGTCCGGGGCCTATGCGGTAGGACGCTTTGCCTTGATGGACAATCTGCGCTTGATGGTGGGCGGCCGCATCAGCAATTGGGAAACCGATCAAACCTACTTTGGCACTAAGCGTCAGTATCGCCATAAAGATCAGTTTGTCCCCTATGCCGGTCTGATCTACGACTTCAACGATACCTATACGGCCTACGCCAGCTATACGGAAATTTTCAAGCCGCAAAATGCCCGTAATGAACAAGGCCAGATTCTGGATCCCATTACCGGCAAAAGTTATGAGCTGGGCATCAAGGCCGCCTGGCTTGATGGTCGTGTAAACGGCGCTTTGTCGCTGTTCCAGACCCGCCAGGATAATCTGGCTGAAGCGACTGGCAATAACGTCATTGGCGCACCACCTAATACACCTGCCTATCGTCCTGTATCAGGTGCCAAAGTAGAAGGGGTGGAGCTGGAAATAGGGGGCGAATTGCTTCCTGGCTGGAATCTGGCCAGCAGCCTGACGACCTTTACCGCTAAGGATGCACAAGGCAAACCTATCAACACCAGCAAGCCGCGCACCTTGTTCAAGCTCTACACCACGTATCGCTTGCAGGGCGACTGGCAAGGCCTGACAGTCGGTGGTGGTATTGATTGGCAAAATCGTATGTATCAGAACGCCACTGGCCCTGACAGACAGGCCGTGAAAGTAGAGCAGGGCAGCTACGCCATTGTGAATCTGATGGCCAGTTATGACTTCAACAAGCGCGTCTCGGCCACCTTGAATGTGAACAACCTGTTCGACAAGAAGTACTACTCGCAGATCGGCTTTTATAACCAGGGCTGGTACGGAGCACCGCAGAACGTGATGCTGTCTTTGCGGGCGCAGTATTAA
- a CDS encoding MFS transporter yields the protein MKSKKNASLISYLLLSSAFFIGFFNRFSPATFSSYIADSLELRLAVVGSIAALHFWVYTLMQVPAGMVVDRYGIRIPAVVGTLLSGLGTIILGSAQNYGMALLGPGLVGLGMSLVFVSVMKNNAIWFDGSKFGFITGLTMLIGTLGAVFSEAPSLFILSYVSWRQAFIGVGAVTLVLAVLIFCLWRAPNTGAPETPKTTKTIHQPPGGTWPSIVSNKQLGLIMLAISGTNGTFYAFSGLWGTHLFTRAMSISALDASMIITVALLIYGFSSLFFGKISDQFQTRKLFIWVSALLNTLAWLYLMLIPSPGLYTAYLCFALIGLSSGVQVVVCFAAVKESVPANITGSAIAYVNMGVFLVTAIIQSLYGWLVSHLLSLSLSTEAAYIGGLSLAVVISLLGLLSSLGVRETYPRT from the coding sequence ATGAAGAGCAAAAAGAATGCAAGCCTCATCAGCTACCTCCTGCTATCCAGCGCATTTTTCATTGGTTTTTTCAACCGCTTTTCCCCCGCCACGTTTTCCTCGTACATAGCCGACAGTCTGGAACTACGTCTAGCAGTTGTAGGGAGCATTGCAGCCCTGCATTTCTGGGTCTACACCCTGATGCAAGTCCCCGCAGGCATGGTGGTTGATCGTTATGGAATCCGAATTCCCGCTGTAGTCGGAACCTTGCTATCCGGGCTGGGAACCATCATTTTGGGCAGCGCCCAGAACTATGGAATGGCACTTTTGGGACCAGGCCTTGTAGGACTGGGGATGTCCTTAGTCTTTGTGTCCGTCATGAAAAACAATGCCATCTGGTTCGATGGCAGCAAGTTCGGGTTTATCACCGGACTGACAATGTTGATTGGCACCTTGGGGGCCGTGTTCTCTGAGGCCCCCTCTTTATTCATCCTGAGCTATGTCAGTTGGAGGCAGGCCTTTATTGGCGTCGGTGCGGTCACCCTTGTGCTCGCTGTTTTGATTTTTTGCTTATGGCGCGCTCCAAACACTGGGGCCCCCGAGACACCTAAAACCACTAAAACAATTCACCAGCCCCCTGGTGGCACTTGGCCCTCTATTGTCTCCAACAAGCAACTGGGCCTGATCATGCTGGCTATCTCTGGCACAAATGGCACGTTTTATGCTTTTTCAGGACTATGGGGCACGCATTTATTTACTCGTGCGATGAGCATCTCCGCCCTGGATGCGTCCATGATCATCACGGTTGCTTTACTGATCTACGGTTTCTCGTCCCTGTTTTTTGGAAAGATTTCCGATCAGTTCCAAACCAGAAAGCTGTTTATCTGGGTATCCGCCTTGCTCAACACACTCGCCTGGCTGTACTTGATGCTTATCCCCAGTCCCGGCTTGTACACCGCGTATCTGTGCTTTGCGCTGATAGGCCTGTCCAGCGGTGTACAGGTGGTCGTCTGTTTTGCTGCGGTTAAGGAAAGTGTACCGGCCAATATCACGGGATCCGCAATTGCTTATGTGAACATGGGGGTGTTTTTAGTCACAGCCATTATTCAGTCCTTGTATGGATGGCTGGTTTCACATCTTCTATCGCTTTCCCTGTCCACCGAAGCAGCCTACATAGGCGGCTTGTCTTTGGCTGTCGTCATCAGCTTGCTGGGCTTGCTCAGCTCTTTGGGCGTACGTGAAACCTATCCGAGAACATAA
- a CDS encoding helix-turn-helix transcriptional regulator: MIRFTVSDFDRLGSPAGFRYRLPHYAGPDRGREELCIAEGRVQEHEVRPGIKLVLSDIVTHHHYESSSISAPQFSAIVMLQGRAQTQFASQTSQSLVAQSGISIAHSDAVAMTGIHPAGQRLRSINISLSSPEGVGDSRLADTLSKLMGPSGLRMQQWTVPPHLLSTLEHLIDSPWQGATYDLLLEGVSLQVLAHALDGLAQKPVKESPAMARDRQLLERVRERLYNAPGEDHTLADLAKLACMSPSTLRVKFQATYQCSVFGWLRERRLELARDYLAQGWSVQQAAHFVGYRHATNFATAFRERYGISPSELN; the protein is encoded by the coding sequence ATGATCAGATTCACGGTGTCGGACTTTGATCGGCTCGGTAGTCCGGCGGGATTCCGCTATCGCTTGCCTCATTACGCGGGCCCGGATCGGGGTAGGGAAGAGCTTTGCATTGCGGAAGGACGCGTGCAGGAGCATGAAGTCCGGCCCGGCATCAAGCTGGTGCTGTCGGACATCGTGACGCATCATCATTACGAATCCAGTTCAATCAGCGCTCCGCAGTTTTCGGCCATTGTGATGTTGCAAGGCCGGGCGCAGACCCAGTTTGCCAGTCAGACTTCACAGAGTCTGGTGGCACAAAGCGGCATCAGCATTGCGCACAGCGATGCCGTGGCCATGACGGGTATTCACCCTGCGGGGCAGCGACTGCGCAGCATCAATATCTCCTTGAGTTCTCCTGAAGGTGTAGGGGATTCGCGGCTGGCCGATACCTTGTCCAAACTGATGGGCCCTTCGGGTTTGCGCATGCAGCAATGGACGGTACCACCGCATTTGCTGAGCACGCTGGAGCATTTGATCGATAGCCCCTGGCAGGGAGCCACATACGATTTGCTTCTGGAGGGAGTCAGCCTGCAAGTGCTGGCCCATGCGCTGGATGGCCTGGCTCAAAAGCCTGTTAAAGAATCGCCCGCCATGGCTCGTGACCGGCAATTGCTGGAACGGGTGCGGGAGCGCTTGTACAACGCGCCGGGTGAAGACCACACTTTGGCGGATCTGGCCAAGCTGGCCTGCATGAGTCCCAGTACCTTGCGGGTGAAGTTCCAGGCTACCTACCAGTGCTCGGTATTTGGCTGGTTGCGTGAACGCCGCCTGGAGCTGGCGCGCGATTATCTGGCCCAGGGCTGGAGTGTGCAGCAGGCGGCTCACTTTGTGGGTTATCGCCATGCCACCAATTTCGCCACCGCCTTTCGTGAACGCTACGGGATTTCGCCCAGCGAATTGAATTGA
- a CDS encoding multidrug effflux MFS transporter, whose translation MVLILGLLACVAPATIDAYLPAFSALEREFQVPPESVQQTLGVYMSAYAAMLLLHGTLSDAWGRKPVILASLLVYITGSVMAALAPNMDWLLAARVLQGLSAGAGLVIGQAMVRDCYQGEQAQRTLSYIVVVFNVSPALAPIVGGQLIAHLGWRSVFWMLAVLAAAACYLCMRRLPETLPSSQRQPLAWRQLRSDIAQLLGDVSFMGMSLALSLLVGAQAFLIGAAPDFISHTLNLPETAFAVLFVPLVIGAMLGALASAHLVRYWGDIRIIRRAYGLMLSSCAAYTWYLASSAAHPALPWAVLLPAFFTAGLAMQMPVVTMRILAQVPSRAGLAASLLGFCQMTTFSVVSGWLVPWVYGQPLRMSAAMLICVVLSAISWFWLQQGADRRSA comes from the coding sequence ATGGTGCTGATTCTGGGCCTGCTGGCCTGCGTTGCGCCTGCCACGATTGACGCTTATTTACCTGCTTTCAGCGCCCTGGAGCGCGAGTTTCAGGTGCCGCCTGAAAGCGTGCAGCAGACCCTGGGTGTGTATATGTCGGCCTATGCGGCGATGTTGCTGCTGCATGGCACCCTGTCCGATGCCTGGGGGCGCAAGCCCGTGATTCTGGCGTCCTTGCTGGTGTATATCACCGGCTCGGTAATGGCGGCTTTGGCACCCAACATGGATTGGCTCCTTGCAGCTCGGGTGCTGCAAGGCTTGTCGGCTGGGGCTGGCCTGGTGATCGGTCAGGCTATGGTGCGGGATTGCTATCAAGGCGAACAGGCGCAACGGACACTGTCTTATATCGTTGTGGTCTTCAATGTGTCGCCCGCTCTGGCCCCGATTGTGGGCGGCCAGCTGATTGCCCATTTGGGCTGGCGTTCGGTGTTCTGGATGCTGGCCGTCTTGGCAGCGGCGGCTTGCTATTTGTGCATGCGTCGCTTGCCTGAAACCTTGCCCAGCAGCCAGCGCCAGCCCTTGGCCTGGCGTCAATTGCGTAGCGATATCGCGCAATTGCTGGGGGATGTTTCGTTCATGGGCATGAGCCTGGCTTTAAGTCTGCTGGTCGGAGCCCAGGCCTTTCTGATCGGCGCTGCGCCGGATTTCATTTCCCATACCCTGAATCTTCCCGAAACGGCCTTTGCCGTGCTGTTTGTGCCTTTGGTGATTGGGGCCATGCTGGGTGCATTGGCGTCTGCCCATCTCGTGCGGTACTGGGGGGATATCCGGATTATTCGCCGTGCCTATGGCCTGATGCTGAGCAGTTGCGCTGCCTACACCTGGTATCTGGCCAGCAGCGCTGCGCACCCCGCCTTGCCTTGGGCAGTGTTGCTGCCTGCTTTCTTCACTGCGGGTCTGGCCATGCAGATGCCGGTGGTGACCATGCGCATCCTGGCTCAAGTGCCCAGCCGGGCAGGGCTGGCGGCATCCTTACTGGGCTTTTGCCAGATGACCACGTTTTCTGTTGTCAGTGGCTGGCTGGTGCCGTGGGTTTATGGGCAGCCCTTGCGTATGTCTGCTGCCATGCTGATCTGCGTAGTGCTGAGTGCAATTAGCTGGTTTTGGCTGCAACAAGGCGCTGATCGACGCTCAGCCTAG
- a CDS encoding DinB family protein codes for MTPQTAIRMASYNSQMNQRLYDAAASLSAQDLHQERGAFFGSLFKTMMHIAVGDTVWLHRFAQHPDAHTLREEIGVFAKPCALDQQLFSTLAELDQYRRKLDLIIIDWAATLTVKQLGQTLRYSNMAGQGMEKDFALLVTHFFNHQTHHRGQASTLLYQAGVDIGVTDLLALVS; via the coding sequence ATGACACCCCAAACCGCCATCCGCATGGCTTCGTACAACAGCCAGATGAACCAACGTCTTTACGACGCCGCTGCGAGTCTTTCTGCGCAGGACTTGCATCAGGAACGTGGGGCCTTCTTTGGTTCGCTGTTCAAGACCATGATGCACATTGCAGTTGGGGACACTGTCTGGCTGCATCGCTTTGCCCAGCATCCTGATGCCCACACTTTGCGCGAAGAAATCGGGGTGTTTGCCAAGCCCTGTGCACTGGATCAGCAGTTGTTTAGCACCTTGGCGGAACTGGATCAGTACCGTCGCAAACTGGACCTGATCATTATTGATTGGGCGGCCACACTGACAGTGAAACAACTGGGCCAAACGCTACGCTATAGCAATATGGCGGGCCAAGGCATGGAGAAGGACTTTGCGCTTTTGGTGACGCACTTTTTTAATCACCAGACTCACCATCGTGGCCAGGCCAGCACCTTGTTGTATCAAGCGGGTGTCGATATTGGCGTGACTGATTTATTGGCTTTGGTGTCCTGA
- a CDS encoding MarR family winged helix-turn-helix transcriptional regulator, whose translation MFELKDLPSYDTLVKMGVEYRNPDVDGLQAWLIWASATSEMLSAFEANLDRTSGLSQTQFFVLILLKRNPDGLSIGTLADGVSVTSQTMTRIIDRMEVAGLCDREQHPQDRRAWLVRLTEHGAEVLGKALPAHYVWVAELMSHFDAQERDVLVRLMLKLNQQGILPKTNGG comes from the coding sequence ATGTTTGAACTCAAGGACCTTCCTAGCTACGACACTCTGGTAAAGATGGGCGTCGAGTACCGCAACCCGGATGTGGATGGGTTGCAGGCTTGGCTTATCTGGGCTTCGGCTACCAGTGAAATGTTGTCGGCTTTTGAGGCCAATCTTGATCGCACTTCCGGCTTGTCGCAGACGCAGTTTTTTGTGCTGATTCTGCTTAAACGCAATCCGGATGGCTTGAGCATAGGCACGCTGGCAGATGGGGTGTCGGTAACGTCGCAGACGATGACTCGCATTATTGATCGCATGGAAGTTGCCGGTTTATGTGATCGGGAGCAACACCCTCAGGATCGTCGTGCCTGGTTGGTTCGCCTGACAGAACATGGGGCCGAGGTTTTGGGTAAAGCCTTGCCGGCTCACTATGTGTGGGTTGCTGAACTGATGAGTCATTTCGATGCGCAAGAACGCGATGTGCTTGTGCGCTTGATGCTCAAGCTCAATCAACAAGGCATCTTGCCCAAGACAAACGGCGGCTGA